The proteins below come from a single Mucilaginibacter mali genomic window:
- a CDS encoding tetratricopeptide repeat protein, with protein MIISSVSVRPSLAQNAYVSMGRQALMDADFRTAAKHLERACVVDSTNTNALWMLGYSYFHSESYKKAITTYSKLIALKPAECMAYYYRALAQGRLAKDASTSTSDKDKCLLASIVDFTKAIEIEPGDMKIYQNRGIAYREYGIFKVQSTKPNDKARGIASLKASVTDFEKVLNNDPSRGDIESLIALSKEKLATAQGHH; from the coding sequence TTGATCATTTCGTCGGTTAGTGTCCGTCCGTCACTTGCCCAAAACGCCTATGTAAGTATGGGCCGGCAGGCTTTAATGGATGCCGACTTCCGTACAGCGGCAAAACACCTGGAACGGGCCTGCGTGGTTGACTCTACCAATACCAACGCGCTTTGGATGCTGGGCTATTCCTACTTTCATAGCGAAAGCTACAAAAAGGCCATCACTACTTATTCAAAGCTTATTGCCCTTAAACCGGCCGAATGCATGGCTTATTATTACCGCGCACTGGCACAGGGCCGCTTGGCTAAGGATGCATCCACTTCAACATCCGATAAAGATAAGTGCCTGTTAGCCTCTATTGTAGATTTTACCAAAGCCATTGAAATTGAGCCCGGCGATATGAAGATCTATCAGAACCGCGGCATCGCTTATCGCGAATACGGTATATTTAAAGTGCAAAGCACCAAACCAAACGATAAAGCCCGTGGTATTGCATCGTTAAAGGCATCGGTTACCGATTTTGAGAAGGTTTTGAATAATGATCCTTCAAGAGGCGATATCGAATCGCTGATCGCCCTGTCAAAAGAAAAACTGGCTACCGCCCAGGGACACCACTAA